From the genome of Spirosomataceae bacterium TFI 002, one region includes:
- a CDS encoding large subunit ribosomal protein L20, with protein MPRSVNHVASKARRKKVLKLAKGYFGRRKNVWTVAKNAVEKGLVYAYTGRKQKKRNFRKLWIVRINAGARMHGMSYSVFMNKLSQKGIELNRKVLADLAMNHPEAFKAVVDQVK; from the coding sequence ATGCCACGTAGTGTAAATCATGTAGCGTCGAAAGCAAGACGAAAAAAAGTGCTTAAACTGGCGAAAGGTTACTTTGGCCGCAGAAAAAATGTTTGGACGGTTGCAAAAAACGCCGTTGAAAAAGGTTTAGTGTACGCGTACACTGGCCGTAAGCAGAAGAAAAGAAATTTTCGTAAACTATGGATCGTTCGTATCAACGCTGGAGCAAGAATGCATGGCATGTCTTACTCGGTTTTTATGAATAAACTTAGTCAAAAAGGAATCGAATTAAACAGAAAAGTTTTGGCTGACCTTGCGATGAATCATCCTGAGGCATTCAAAGCAGTTGTAGATCAAGTAAAGTAA
- a CDS encoding LSU ribosomal protein L35P, giving the protein MPKQKTNSGAKKRFKLTGTGKIVRKHAFHSHILTKKSKKRKSILASSTIVHPTDVKRVKALLAL; this is encoded by the coding sequence ATGCCAAAGCAAAAAACAAACTCTGGAGCGAAAAAACGTTTCAAATTAACTGGCACGGGGAAAATTGTGCGTAAGCATGCATTCCACAGCCATATTTTAACAAAAAAATCGAAGAAGCGTAAGAGCATTCTTGCCTCTTCTACTATTGTACATCCAACAGATGTAAAAAGAGTTAAAGCCTTATTGGCTCTATAA
- a CDS encoding DNA polymerase III, alpha subunit — MQFSHLHNHTQFSLLDGASSIKKLFQKAAADNMPAVAITDHGNMFGVFDFVAESAKHNVKPIVGCEFYVVEDHTIKQFTKEKKDVRCHQLLLAKSPLGYKNLTKLCSLGYMEGLYGKYPRVTKKLIEKYKEGLIATTCCIGASVPQAILKNGEKEGEREFKWWLDQFGEDYYIEIQRHDIPEQNTVNKLLLKWAKEYNVKVIASNDSHYVDQADWVAHDILLCINTNEKLSTPSKKDFNGDETGGSRDSRFAFFNDQFYFKNTQEMSTLFSDIPQAIDNTNEIVDKVEKLELKQDILLPNFPIPEKFKVHADDKENQWEYLKHLTYEGAMKRYGEIPELTRERIDFELFTIKTMGFAGYFLIVMDFIQAGRDLGVMIGPGRGSAAGSVVAYCIAITNIDPIKYNLLFERFLNPDRKSMPDIDTDFDDEGRQKVIDYVVEKYGKNQVAQIITYGTMATKSAIKDVARVMEMPLSDANYIAKMVPDKPSYGISFEKLIHYPEVGSKSLQSLGLQPEEVQNVRKIRELYKGNGLEAKVLKQAEKLEGTVRNTGIHAAGVIIAPYDLSDIVPVAASKDSDWLVTQYEGKIIEDAGVIKMDFLGLRNLTILKEALRMIDENHGQGIDRENATEFQKRTLDLIEGGIDYIPLDDAATFELFQRGETNAIFQFESDGMKKHMRDLKPDRFDDLIAMNALYRPGPMAYIPDFIARKHGKQEITYDLPEMEEYLAETYGITVYQEQVMLLSQKLGNFTKGDADVLRKAMGKKQLEVLNKMKAKFMEGGTANGHEAKILEKIWVDWEKFAQYAFNKSHSTCYAFVAYQTAYLKAHYPSEYMAGVLTTQLGNIDKITFFMEECKSLGLNVLGPNINESDRRFSVNMQGDIRFGLGAIKGTGDAAVESIIEQRKADGPFTDVYDFITRVNLRTVNKKTLESLVYAGAFDCFEEFNRAQYFSALSGSTFIETLIRYANKVESDKLSAQMDIFGGGNSEDSLASSMPQPDRIEDWGNIEKLKYEKDVVGFYISGHPLDQFSIEMGLCRPLDELINEENLDKDFSIGGVITQVQMRQSKNGNPFAIFKIEDYTSSLEMMLFGKDYVNFSNYLTEGLFLFIKGRVQSRWNRADEFEFKPFSMELLQNVKEKYFKEVNLKVNLEDITKEMISELQEVSKSNPGKYDLKLKVIDHESEIDLVLFSRNTKIDIGTNIFKKLQEIVGEKSVSLG; from the coding sequence ATGCAATTTTCGCATCTGCATAATCATACCCAATTTTCTTTACTTGACGGTGCCTCATCCATAAAAAAATTATTCCAAAAAGCGGCCGCAGATAACATGCCAGCAGTCGCAATTACCGACCATGGTAACATGTTTGGAGTCTTTGACTTTGTGGCAGAATCTGCAAAGCATAATGTAAAGCCAATAGTCGGATGTGAGTTCTATGTAGTTGAAGACCATACAATTAAGCAATTTACAAAAGAGAAAAAAGATGTTCGTTGTCATCAATTGCTTTTGGCCAAAAGCCCACTTGGCTACAAAAACTTAACTAAATTATGTTCTCTTGGCTACATGGAAGGACTCTATGGAAAGTACCCAAGAGTAACCAAAAAACTCATTGAGAAATACAAAGAAGGTTTGATTGCCACTACCTGTTGTATAGGTGCCTCAGTGCCTCAGGCTATTTTAAAAAATGGTGAAAAAGAAGGCGAACGTGAATTCAAATGGTGGCTGGATCAGTTTGGCGAAGACTACTATATTGAGATTCAGCGTCACGACATTCCTGAGCAAAACACCGTAAATAAACTTTTACTCAAGTGGGCAAAAGAATATAATGTTAAAGTAATTGCCTCCAATGACAGTCACTATGTAGACCAAGCCGACTGGGTAGCACATGATATATTATTATGTATCAATACCAACGAAAAGCTATCAACTCCATCAAAAAAGGATTTTAATGGTGACGAAACTGGCGGTAGTAGAGATTCAAGGTTTGCTTTTTTTAATGACCAGTTTTATTTCAAAAATACGCAGGAAATGTCGACGCTTTTCAGCGACATTCCTCAGGCGATAGATAATACCAATGAGATTGTTGACAAGGTTGAAAAACTTGAGCTCAAGCAAGATATCCTCCTTCCCAATTTCCCTATTCCCGAAAAATTTAAGGTTCACGCCGATGACAAGGAAAACCAATGGGAATACTTAAAACACCTCACTTATGAAGGTGCGATGAAACGGTATGGCGAAATCCCAGAACTCACAAGAGAACGTATAGACTTTGAGCTCTTCACCATTAAGACAATGGGGTTTGCTGGGTACTTCCTTATTGTAATGGACTTTATTCAGGCTGGTCGTGACCTTGGTGTTATGATTGGTCCTGGTCGTGGATCTGCTGCAGGTTCGGTGGTAGCATATTGTATTGCCATTACTAATATTGACCCCATTAAATACAACTTACTTTTCGAGCGATTTTTGAATCCCGATCGTAAGTCGATGCCCGATATTGATACTGACTTTGACGATGAAGGTCGTCAAAAAGTTATTGATTATGTGGTAGAGAAATATGGTAAAAACCAAGTAGCACAGATCATTACTTACGGTACAATGGCAACAAAGTCTGCCATAAAAGATGTGGCACGAGTAATGGAAATGCCACTCTCTGATGCCAATTACATTGCGAAGATGGTACCCGACAAACCATCATACGGAATAAGTTTTGAGAAACTAATCCATTATCCCGAAGTAGGAAGTAAAAGCTTGCAATCGCTTGGTTTACAGCCAGAAGAAGTTCAAAACGTAAGAAAAATACGTGAATTATATAAAGGAAATGGACTTGAAGCCAAAGTACTCAAGCAAGCAGAAAAGCTTGAAGGAACTGTAAGAAATACTGGTATACATGCTGCAGGGGTAATTATTGCTCCGTATGACTTATCGGATATTGTTCCTGTTGCTGCTTCCAAAGATTCCGATTGGCTTGTTACTCAATATGAAGGGAAAATAATTGAAGATGCTGGTGTAATTAAAATGGACTTCTTGGGTTTAAGAAACCTAACCATTTTGAAGGAAGCTCTCAGGATGATCGATGAGAATCATGGGCAAGGTATTGACAGGGAAAATGCCACTGAATTTCAAAAGCGAACTTTAGATCTCATAGAAGGTGGAATAGACTATATACCACTTGATGATGCTGCCACTTTTGAATTATTTCAAAGAGGTGAAACAAACGCTATTTTCCAGTTTGAGTCCGACGGGATGAAAAAGCACATGAGAGACCTGAAACCTGACCGTTTCGATGACCTCATTGCCATGAACGCCTTGTACCGACCAGGACCAATGGCGTATATTCCCGATTTTATTGCTCGTAAGCATGGAAAGCAAGAAATCACCTATGACCTTCCAGAAATGGAAGAATACCTGGCAGAGACTTACGGAATCACTGTCTACCAAGAGCAAGTGATGCTTTTGAGTCAAAAGCTAGGGAACTTCACAAAGGGAGATGCTGATGTATTGCGTAAAGCAATGGGTAAAAAGCAGCTTGAAGTCCTGAACAAAATGAAGGCGAAATTCATGGAAGGTGGAACAGCCAATGGACATGAAGCCAAAATTTTGGAGAAGATATGGGTTGACTGGGAAAAATTTGCACAATATGCCTTTAACAAATCTCACTCTACCTGTTATGCTTTTGTGGCATATCAAACTGCCTATTTAAAAGCACATTACCCTTCAGAGTACATGGCTGGTGTACTTACAACTCAGCTAGGAAACATTGACAAAATCACCTTCTTTATGGAAGAGTGTAAGTCACTCGGTCTGAATGTCCTAGGACCAAATATTAATGAGTCTGATAGACGTTTTAGTGTGAACATGCAAGGTGACATTCGATTTGGACTTGGTGCGATCAAGGGGACTGGCGATGCCGCTGTAGAATCTATTATAGAGCAAAGAAAAGCTGATGGCCCATTCACGGATGTGTATGACTTTATAACTAGAGTAAACTTACGTACTGTCAACAAGAAGACACTTGAATCTTTGGTTTACGCTGGTGCATTTGACTGTTTCGAAGAGTTCAATAGAGCTCAGTACTTCAGTGCACTAAGCGGCTCAACATTTATAGAAACCCTCATTCGTTATGCTAATAAGGTAGAAAGTGACAAGTTATCTGCCCAAATGGACATCTTTGGCGGTGGAAACTCCGAGGACAGCTTGGCTTCATCCATGCCTCAACCCGATAGGATTGAAGATTGGGGAAATATTGAAAAACTGAAGTATGAAAAGGACGTGGTTGGTTTCTATATATCTGGTCATCCACTAGACCAATTCTCCATAGAGATGGGTCTTTGTCGTCCATTAGATGAGTTGATCAATGAAGAAAACCTAGACAAGGATTTTAGTATTGGTGGAGTGATTACGCAAGTTCAAATGCGACAATCTAAAAATGGAAATCCATTTGCCATATTCAAGATTGAGGATTACACCTCGTCTCTCGAAATGATGTTATTTGGAAAGGATTATGTCAACTTTTCCAATTACCTCACCGAAGGCCTCTTTCTATTTATCAAAGGCAGAGTGCAGTCTCGCTGGAATAGAGCAGACGAGTTTGAATTCAAACCATTCTCCATGGAGCTTTTGCAAAATGTAAAAGAGAAGTATTTCAAAGAAGTGAATCTCAAAGTAAATCTTGAGGACATCACCAAAGAAATGATCTCCGAACTCCAAGAAGTTAGTAAATCTAACCCCGGAAAATACGACCTGAAATTAAAAGTAATTGATCACGAAAGTGAGATTGACCTTGTCTTATTTTCTCGAAACACTAAAATTGACATTGGCACTAATATCTTCAAAAAACTGCAAGAAATTGTAGGGGAGAAAAGTGTGAGTTTGGGTTGA